The Vigna unguiculata cultivar IT97K-499-35 chromosome 11, ASM411807v1, whole genome shotgun sequence genomic sequence ttaattttaattatctaaatcttaatatattatttaaaataattatatataatacattttattaaaaatatatataaataacttaaatacatttttcttataaaatcaattaaaatattattattgaattttataaaataaaatttatattaattttaattatatttttataatttcaaattaatttaataaatacactgtaatttttaattttaaaattcgataTCCCGTGATATCCCGTGCGTTGCACGggtaaaaatattagttatttataATGAGAGAATTCATTTTGTTTGTATACATATTGTTTttcaatagttattttaaatttaaatagttatgtttttatttttatcttttaatgaaagttatttaaatttaattattttataaattaattttttttatgtttttaataactgctttttaaaatttaaataattatttaaaatttaaaatatctaaattatttatttttatggttatatttaataaaaaatattttatagattaATAAACTTGTAtcaaaaaatcaatttcatgttgcTAATGAacgaacacaaaaaaaaaaaaactaaaaacagaagaaatatgttttttttttcatgaataatctaattatattaaatattttatttattttattattaattataaaataaattatttcaatttaattcaattttgtaatacttatttataaattattatttaaaaatatagctCAAAATTAATCTTATGGGTcatatctattataatttcttacGCTCAAATTAGACAAGCCAACGagaggagaaaagaaaaacaacttcctgtagattaaaattaatttatatatgaattaaatttatttttttaagaattcatATTGAagtttttactttatatatacaGTACTAATTACACATGTACGTGTcccattttaataataatagtaaaataaaatattttaaaattaatattaaaaagagataatccaaaacataaaatatatcaattcactcatccaaaatatataactataataatattacatttatatatcctatttcccTATACCTTTACTTCAAACCTAGATTAGACTTAGAATATTCTTAGACCAACTTTGACTTTATTTGAAATGTCTACAAATTAACAGTGTTATCACTGAGGTGCCATTGTTGACTATCTAGTGCGAATGAGAGTATATAAAATTCACTTCCACCATTTCGGACTTGTGAGGTAATTCAGTGTGGTGGATATGATGGAATATTTTAGAGAATACATACACCATTATTTATCtatgataaattattgaattttataattttcatatttttattttttgttcttaaaaaaataattctggAAGGTGAAATCAAATAATTTAGActggttaaaaaaaattcacaacacCCTTACTTCCACAGTTTTTTTACAGTCACCAAACAATAATAGAAGTTCACAAcagttaaataaaaagaaaatttctgACAAAATGTTATGAGgataaatctaaaattatacaatatatttatataccgaaaacatttaaagaaaaaaactgtATTATAACGTTTttggataaaattaaataaatatatatatatatatatatatatatattagaagctagagagttaaaaaattatagggcaataaattgaaatttcttACATtctgaaaagttaaaaaaaaaatattaaagataaaagcAAAATTCGATCATTCATAGAGaaaccttaaaataatattgacagaaaaaaaaaattggaagtcatcctctacattttttttatatattgaatattcaaaatttttacacttttaaattgactttatagctttaaattttttgttagatAAATAACAATTGTTACTTCCTTatccaataaaaaatttacacgACAGatacctaattaaaaaatataaaattttgaatatccaataaaaaaaaatagaagttaCCTAAATTTATTATGTACTTAGAAACTTAACtaaacataaattttacatgaaaatcaaattaagaatttCTCAGACATCCAGGAACAACATTATTTTGCATATTCTCTTCTTTGTCGTTCAGATGAAAATGGTATAGTTATCTATAGGAAAAATTGAACATGTACCTGAAGTCAGAATGGCTGCTAGATACAAACTCATATGGACTAGTCAGAATTTTACCAGTGCTTGCGCTCAATTACTGGCTAGGATAGTTCAAATTTTATACGTGTTGAATTTCAGATTTAAAGTTTTTCTCATTCAATACCTACTGTTGAAAAATAGTTAATGGTATTTTAGCAGTAAAAATTGACAATTGAGAATGAATAACACATGAAACTCTTATGCATTACTTGCTATATGTTTCAATAATTGtagaaaataacataattaagaaGGTAGTTCATGATAGAAATGCAAACACTATGCTTTACTTTCATGTTGCTGCTGAATTTCAGATCATTCATTACAAAGGCTGAGGAAGAGGTATACCTGGGAAGTAACTGCCATaacaccacccaacaaacactcAGCAGTGAATACCAAAGCAACCTTGATAAAATCCTGGCCTGGATGCCCTCTGATGCAGCCAAAAGCAGTGGTTATAACCTCACAACCATAGGCACCAACAATAGCTCTGTGTATGGCCTCTATGATTGTGGGGGTGGCTTGGCTGGAtacttttgtcaattttgtaTTGCCACTGCTGCAAGAGAAGCCCCTCAGCTCTGCTCCAATAGGGAGTCTGCTGTGGTGTGGAATGATTACTGCGTTATAAGGTACTCAAATGAAAACTTCTTTGGGAAAGCTATGACATACCCAACATGGCATACTATTGGAACAAAAAACATATCCAACACGTCAGAGATTCAGACAGGTGAGGATTTTGTGAGAAGTATGATCAGAAAAGCAACTAATGAAACTAACCTGTTGTACTGTAAGGATGGCTTCAATTTGAGTGCCACTGAGAGTAGGTATGGCGTGGTGCAATGCACCAGAGATCTCACAAATGAAGGGTGCAGACAGTGTTTGGAGGACATACTAGCTGAAGTTCCCACATGTTGTGAACAAAAAATAGCATGGTTTATTTGGTCTGGAAGTTGTTTGATAAGGTATGATGATCATATGTTCTACCTTCTTAACACCGAACCACCTTCAGCTCCAGCGCCCAATACACAAGGTGAATCTGAATCCATTTTATATTTACGAACAAATATTAGTTgttaatatattagtttttgttagTAGAAGGATTCAAACCAACGGCATATTCCTTCCTCTTTTATCACCAAATCAACCTTGTATTTCTCATTCATCTTTTACATTGTCGCAGAGAAACAAGGGGGTGATAACAGATCAAAAATATTGATCATTAGCTTCAGTGTGATTGGGCCAATAATTGTACTATGTTTCAGCGTATATTGCTTTTGGCACAGGAAAAGAGTGAGAGAAGGTAATTATCAAGAAAAAATGACGGGTGGAGTTAGAGAGAGTAACTTCTCCAAGCACACATTCCTTGATTTTCTTCTAGTCAGATAAAACTAGTTTGCTCAGATATGAACTCACAAACGTCTCTTTGTAGAACGGCTTCCTCTACCTTTATTTCCCAAAAATCAACCAGAAGAAATGGGGAACACGGACCTGCCTAGAATCCCATTAATCACAATTCAGAAGAGTACTGACAACTTTTCAGAAGAATCTAAATTAGGGGAAGGTGGATTCGGCTCCGTTTACAAGGTTTTTGATGATTTGGATTTTCAGATAtagatttcttatttttaccAACTTTATATATGCTTTTATTTATTGCAAACTTTTATCAGGGAACTCTGCCTGATGGAAGGCAAATTGCAGTAAAAAGACTCTCAGAATTTTCTGGTCAAGGTTCAGAGGAATTCAATAATGAAGTAATGTTTATAGCTAAACTGAGGCATCGCAACCTTGTAAGACTTTTGGCATGTTGCTCAGAGGGGAATGAAAAGATACTTGTATATGAGTATTTGCCGAATAAAAGTCTCAACTTTCACCTATTTGGTATGTTTTCACATAACTCCAGTACCTGTGTTGCTTCTACtgcaatttgtttttcaattctcTACTACACAAATGGTATTGGTTCCCAAGACAAGCGGGGAAAAATATGGAGCTTTAATGTAGTTGTCTTGGCATGTATATTgtactattataattttaaaataagagcATCAGGACGAGATCATAACATTTAAATAAGTCATGCCATAAAGTTACAGACACTATATTCCGTTACATCATGTAATTAATAACCGTGTTATAAGTCATCTTTAAGGGGGAAATGGAAAATTATTTCGGTAGTTTTTTTCTTACACATCCTATAGCAGTTGATGTATTTGCTATCTTTTTGCTTCACCAACCGTTtgttgtttaaatatttatgctGTTGATGTGGCCAGATgttgagaaaagaaaacaattcgACTGGAAACTAAGATTAAGTATTATCAATGGAATAGCAAGAGGTATTTTATACCTTCATGAGGACTCACAACTGAGAGTAATTCATAGAGATCTCAAAGCTAGCAATGTTCTAATAGACCATGACATGAATCCCAAAATATCAGATTTTGGACTGGCAAGAGCATTTGAAATAGGTCAGAACCAGGCAAAAACAAAACGAGTATTTGGCACTTAGTGAGTTTTACTTATACCAAATACTTTTAAAACAATAAGATTTATCAGTgcatattttagtatttaattgtagtaaaatgaaattattttctatatgtTACTTGACATGAGATAAATAACAAAGCTCTATTGATTCCCATTAGTGGATACATGGCTCCTGAGTATGCTATGGGAGGGCTATTTTCAGTCAAATCTGATGTCTTTAGCTTTGGAGTTCTCGTTCTAGAAATCATTTCTGGGAGAAAGAATGGTGGATTATACCTGTCAGAGGATCTAACTCTTCTTTCATATGTAAGTCTTCTTTCTTGTATGGTCAAGAAATTATTCAACAATGCTAAGATAACTAAAGCTTAACAATGCTATAAAACTACAAATACTTGTGTAGGCTTGGAGAATATGGTGTGAAGGAAAATGTTTGGAATTGATGGATCCAATGCTCGAAAAATCCTTCATAAGCGGTGAAGTAGAGAGGTGCATCCAGATTGGTTTGTTGTGTGTTCAAGAAGATGCAAAAGATAGACCAACCATGTCCAATGTTGCTGTAATGATAGCGAGTGACACAGTGGTCCTTCCAAAACCCAAACATCCAGCATTTTCAGTTGGAAGATTGACCTCAGAGGAAGTCTATACATCAAGAAGTTGTAAAAATCTTTCCATTAATGATATAACATCATCTATTACTTTACCGAGGTAATTTGATGATTGCACAAAggatttaacttaaaaatatataatgtatataatatCGTAAGACCCAAGTTCTGTGTTGTTGGAaggataatatatataataacattacaacttaaattattaatatttataaaaataaattttaatcatttattataatattgtaaGACCCAATTTCTCAGTTCACCTTAACTAATTTATGATGGATCAACGGTGGGACAAGACAAAACTAGCTGGGCTGACTCACTTTAAAAAAGAGACAAGTGCAGTTATATTTATCATTGATGTAAACCAAATTCTTTATTAGTTTACCTGTTAACACTAGCATTGAATGCACCCATATCTTTTACTTTAGAATACAGTTCGGTCTCCAAGATAAACATCTTTCTTTTGTTGTATTAGAATATAGATCAATTTCCAAGAAAAAATTGTACCATGACCAAACCACACAAAATGTACCGATATATGTTCACCACAACATGCAACCAAagttactaaaaaataaattatcatcaCAGACAAAATACCTGAAACTGCTGGTGTGAGAAAACCATCTTCAATAACCCTGCACGTCCCTATCAAAGCCAGAACAAGCTGGCAACGCAGGAGTACCGAACAAAGTTGATTCACATTCCCGAAGCAGCAAAGTCTGCGAGAATTTTCATAAACAAGCAAATATCCATAAAAGTTCAAGTGGGAATTGGTAGCCATATGTACGTATGAGCTAAAATGTTCATCTCTACTCGACAAGCTTTTGAAAGTAAGCTATCACATCCTTTGGTGACCTCAAGGTTAGTCGCAATAACCCTTTTCCAATCAGAAAACACCAAGAGCAAGTATATTTGTTcccaaaaattgaaaagaaaaaaatgtttgatgACAACAAAATAGCCTCAAACTCACAGAATTTGTCACCACAACCCTTTAAGAAACTATATACAAAACTAACTAGTCACCATAGCTCTCCCAGGCATTTTCACAAACAGGTCATAGGCACTGCAACTTAGACTTGTTTGATTGAAACTCAAATAAGATTATTAATGTGTTAAGTTTGTGAGTTTCAACGACAACCAAAAAACTAGACTCCTGTTTTCCCTGGGCATGCTCAAACGTGCAGATTCCTTTGTGAAGAAAATGCATACCATCATCATTACAACTAAGCAAAACAACTTCAGagaattttaaagaaaaaaaaaaaaaaagagacaatACATCCATAAAAACCTGATGAGAATTTTTTGGAAAATGCTTagaatttgaaaatgatttttcaGCCGGgatttagtgtttttttttatagatatgaaatgcattatttaaaaatatattaaaaaattataccgctttaaatatataagaaacaTTGCAGGAAACTAAGGATTGTTAGCAAATAAGTTTTATATGACACGTTAAAATGACATGTTTTCCTAATTATTTATGGcaaaatttagatatttatttaaataaataaattttaattaattattcatataagttttaattttaaatatttatttaaaaaataaacatcatTTACTTTTATATCTGATGTGTAGTTTATAGTTTAaacgaaaataatattaaatgaatccAAGATTTTAGAATATTTGACATATTTGAGGTATGAGAAGAagtttttttggttaaaatatatattttttgtctttattattGTTCAATTCTTTCCGTTCAACtctaatattcattttttaatcaggtataaattttcgttaattttgtttaatttagttattttttgctAAAACAGTTTAAATCATGAATGGTGTTAAACAATAACGATTACATGTCAACttcatgattttttaatttttaaaattttttaattttttttatttaaaaaaaatgtccagTATCAACTCAGCAACGTGACACATgtcaaggttttttttttatatatttaatttagtccctatattcgttatttttatttaatttaatcctaatatttttaaaaatgatgaaattttgttcctctccaaCTTGTgactaaatttaactttatataaatgttacactgatatttttattaaaactcacattttattaaataattttggtttagggttagagtttctttaaaattaaaatgaaaattaatatcattGATCTAAAATTTGAAGAGGTTAAAAATCACATGTGATCTTTTAAATTGAGGTTCAAAAGTGGAAGTAACACCCAATGATATAGAATTTtaacttcttaaaattttaaatcaatagttttagtcctcatttttaacatttttgttctaattttaaaGTAACTATAACCGTAAAccaaaaatttgtaataaaaatgtgaatttaataaaaatactagtgtaacattaatataaaaattaaatttggtcttattttAGAGATAGATAAAATtgttccatttaaaaaaaatggaactaaattgaaaatatagggatcaaattgaatataaaatattaactttgacatgtggcatgctGCTGGGTCGAcatgtgaatattaaaaaataaaaaataaaaaccacaaagtgacacgtgaccgTCACTGTTCGTTACCATTAATTGTTTAAACGATGTTAGAAAAATattaccaaattaaataaaattgatgaaaattgggacttgattgaacaaaaagaaaattgggTTGAATGTTGAGTTTATATGAGTGAAAGATGATGCTTGAGCAAATCATTattgaaatgtttttgaaatatCTTTGAAAATTGGTTTGATTGTACTCTTGAGGTTGATTTCTCTTATATTTTTGTTCAGTGAAAGATTTTTGCTCGAccgaaaataaaatacaaacacGATCTTAATTTTGTCCTATTTTTACTCGACCAAAAGATTTATCcctcaaacaaaaatagaattGAAAGTAACCTTAATTTCACTCGAGTGAAGGATATTTCGGTCAAGTAAATAACATTGTAACCCAACCTATGTTTTGCCTACTTTTTGCTCAAGAGAGCATATTTTcactgaagaaaaaaatattttcttaaagctaaaaaaattctctttcttcttctagtTTCTTAAATTCATAGAATGTAAATGTTTATAAATGCAAATCGAATATTAACTCACACACACATTAGGGATGATATTAGATTGTTGTTTGATTCGactatttaattattgaaatttatcttttaacaCGTATCATCTTGTTTTATATAGATGATTAAGTCACATAGATATAAGTTCTTACACACTATGACATGGGTAGATGCATGACTTGAGTTGTATTGAACTTATACCAATCTTTTCCTTAGATTgcttgtaaataaaataaaagtcttgAATGTTGGATCAAAGGTTAGTGAGACATATTTGAAGTGTGTCTTCTGGTAGACGCAAGTTGATATTTCACttgttgaatatattttatgtataatctcatacatatatttattatatgttgaattttgaatgaaaaatatattataatttgttaattaaaattcatcttTAGATCTATATAttcttaaaacaatttttttcttaaaatatataacttttcatGGGAAATATTGGTCCATTAAGAgagaaaattgatatttaatgacaaaaaaaaaattgttttttaaagtattaaatttattatcagcccattataataatgattacataaatataaataaaatgttattgttGTGGTTGATGTTACGGTGATTAAAGATCTTATGGAGTTTTAATTAGGTTGCATATTCTTCAAAGTTGTCTTTGTTTTGATTCCGTGTTGGCAAAGTTTTCTTATGGTCATTGTCGTGGTAATAAGTCAGAGATAGTGCTTTTGCGTCTTGATTAGGTTTCTTCTGTGACGGACTTGgtatatattgaatttatattttacaataataatcatttataaattcttGTTTAATACAAtaccaaatataaaaaaagtaccactttaatatataaatttttttaaaagaggtattaaaatatatgtttcattcaattttaaGTTCCTAGAAATTTTAAGTTGTTAATTGAGTATTTACCGCTAGATTTTGGTAGATTTTTTTGTTAGTTAAGTGATATGATTATAAATTGAATGATAtgacatttattttgtctcgttATCTTTTGTgcataaattatgtaattttataattatataattttgtaattctttaattttataacttttttaccTATAAATATCAATAGTTAGTTTTTTGGTCGGTGCATAAATTTGAATCCAcgatctttttcattttttctatatCAACCTGAACTCTTCTAAATATTATtgggagacttgaactcagtaCCTCTCACGACCTCTCCCTtccaaatttgtaattttattcttttataatattatgacTATATAAGAACAAATTTATATCTCCGTTATTTAGAGTCAAGTAATGAAGAGAGGACTTCCACATATAACTATGTTGACTTAAGACAGTGATACTATTTGATCGGAATATACATGTATAATCAAATCCAAGTGATACTTTCTATACTGTATCATGTTTGATATAATCATTTTTTGAGCAAATAATTGAAGCAACTGCAGGGTTATTATGGTGGGAAAAAAACTACACCTGAGATCAATATGCTATGGTTTCCACTTGTTGCTGTTGCTGAGTTTCAGACCACATGTTACGAAGGCACAAACACCCATTTTTGTGGGAAGCAACTGCCAAAACACAACCCAGCAGCCTCTCAACAGTGTATACCAAACAAATCTTGAGGAAATGCTCAGATGGGCATCTTCAGATGCAGCCACAAGCAAAGGTTATAACTACAAAAGCATAGGCAACAACAGTCCTGTGTATGGCCTCTATGATTGTCGTGGTGATGTTGTCGGATACTTTTGTCAATTCTGTGTCTCTACTGCTGCCAAAGAAGCCCCTCAGCGCTGCCCCAACAGGGTCTCTGCTATGGTTTGGTATGACTTTTGCGTTCTAAGATACTCCAATGAGAGCTTTTATGGGACTGTTTTAACAAATCCGTCATGGCATGCTCTTGGAGAGAAAAACATATCCAATATGGAAGATATTCAGAAAGGTAATGATTTTATGAGAAGTTTGATCAGAAAAGCAACTAAGGAGACTAACCAGTTGTTTTATATGGATGTCTTTAATTTGAGTTCCACTGAGAGAAGATATGGCTTGGTGCAATGTTCTAGAGATCTCACAAATGAAGGGTGCACACAGTGTTTGGAGACCATATTAGCCCAAGTTGCCAAATGTTGTGAACATAAATTGGGATGGTCGATTTGGACCGGAAGTTGTGTGATAAAGTATGACGATTATATGTTCTACCAAACATCTTTAGTTGCTGAACCTAATCTTCATATAGGTGATTCATTGATCTTCTTAGTTCTCAGATTTTGTGAGAATTATCATTGTATTGATTTGAGAAAAACGTACTAtagaaagagaagaaacagaGCTTATATAAAACTCTGTATAACAGAAAAAAACCTGATACAAAAACTGATGTGTAACCGCTATAACCATAAGAAAAACTATCTAGTAATAGATGTTAGAGTAACACTTTTTTCACTTCTTCTACTGTAAATTGGAATAGTAGTGACTTTCTATGACACAGGTAAtacttgtttgtttatttattgaagTTGATTTCTTGGGAAAATGAATTATTCTACTTTTATATTGTTGCAGCTAAACAAGGGGGCAATAATAGGTCAAAAATCTTGATTATTAGCTTCAGTGTGACGGGGTCAATAACTGTACTATGTTTGAGTGTATATTGGTGGTGGTGTAGAACTAGAAAAGGTAATTTCCTTGAACAATACATGACTATTTTTTTGATGGCTTATTTGCCATCCCGTATTCAAATATGGTTATTTAGTTCACACAAGAACTC encodes the following:
- the LOC114169256 gene encoding cysteine-rich receptor-like protein kinase 10 isoform X8 codes for the protein MIEMQTLCFTFMLLLNFRSFITKAEEEVYLGSNCHNTTQQTLSSEYQSNLDKILAWMPSDAAKSSGYNLTTIGTNNSSVYGLYDCGGGLAGYFCQFCIATAAREAPQLCSNRESAVVWNDYCVIRYSNENFFGKAMTYPTWHTIGTKNISNTSEIQTGEDFVRSMIRKATNETNLLYCKDGFNLSATESRYGVVQCTRDLTNEGCRQCLEDILAEVPTCCEQKIAWFIWSGSCLIRYDDHMFYLLNTEPPSAPAPNTQGESESILYLRTNIKRLPLPLFPKNQPEEMGNTDLPRIPLITIQKSTDNFSEESKLGEGGFGSVYKGTLPDGRQIAVKRLSEFSGQGSEEFNNEVMFIAKLRHRNLVRLLACCSEGNEKILVYEYLPNKSLNFHLFDVEKRKQFDWKLRLSIINGIARGILYLHEDSQLRVIHRDLKASNVLIDHDMNPKISDFGLARAFEIGQNQAKTKRVFGTYGYMAPEYAMGGLFSVKSDVFSFGVLVLEIISGRKNGGLYLSEDLTLLSYAWRIWCEGKCLELMDPMLEKSFISGEVERCIQIGLLCVQEDAKDRPTMSNVAVMIASDTVVLPKPKHPAFSVGRLTSEEVYTSRSCKNLSINDITSSITLPR
- the LOC114169256 gene encoding cysteine-rich receptor-like protein kinase 10 isoform X7 produces the protein MIEMQTLCFTFMLLLNFRSFITKAEEEVYLGSNCHNTTQQTLSSEYQSNLDKILAWMPSDAAKSSGYNLTTIGTNNSSVYGLYDCGGGLAGYFCQFCIATAAREAPQLCSNRESAVVWNDYCVIRYSNENFFGKAMTYPTWHTIGTKNISNTSEIQTGEDFVRSMIRKATNETNLLYCKDGFNLSATESRYGVVQCTRDLTNEGCRQCLEDILAEVPTCCEQKIAWFIWSGSCLIRYDDHMFYLLNTEPPSAPAPNTQEKQGGDNRSKILIISFSVIGPIIVLCFSVYCFWHRKRVREERLPLPLFPKNQPEEMGNTDLPRIPLITIQKSTDNFSEESKLGEGGFGSVYKGTLPDGRQIAVKRLSEFSGQGSEEFNNEVMFIAKLRHRNLVRLLACCSEGNEKILVYEYLPNKSLNFHLFDVEKRKQFDWKLRLSIINGIARGILYLHEDSQLRVIHRDLKASNVLIDHDMNPKISDFGLARAFEIGQNQAKTKRVFGTYGYMAPEYAMGGLFSVKSDVFSFGVLVLEIISGRKNGGLYLSEDLTLLSYAWRIWCEGKCLELMDPMLEKSFISGEVERCIQIGLLCVQEDAKDRPTMSNVAVMIASDTVVLPKPKHPAFSVGRLTSEEVYTSRSCKNLSINDITSSITLPR